TACTTACATCATATCCATAGTAATCTGTGTAAGGGAGCTCACGGAAGTCTAGCTTGCTTGTATCTTGGGTCAAATTGAAGGGAGGTGAGCAGCCTTTGGACCAGTCTGAGGATCGTTTAGGGAAAACCCTGAAGGGCAAGTACAAGTAGGTAGTGGTTTGTATGTACAAATACCATATTCACCACACAAGCCCTGAACCAGGCATGCATCGACACCATCAGGCAACCATGACAGTTTCCAATTCCCAGTTGAGTCATCAAGACTGTACAATCTTACGATGCCATCATAATCCATTGTTAAACGCCGCTTTGGACCAACCCCATAGTCAGATGCATAGAACTGCATATTGTCACTAGATATAAATTGTCCAGCCACATCTAAAATTGCCACTCTAGAGCTGTTGTAAGGATTTCTACCACTTTCAAAAACAGTTGAAACAATCTGGGGCCAATAAACACTAGAAAGTAGAGGGCCATTGTAGATGAGAAACAAGATACTGTTATCATCGAACTTGAAGTTATAGAATCCAGATAAGTATGTACCTTGGCCTCTCATGGACACTAAGGTTGTGTTCTTGGTGAGTGGCTGAGATGGCAGAAGTGTATCCGTTGGAGAATCAAAACTCTGCCAGATGATCCTGTCGTCTTGGTTACTCAGCACCAAGTTTCCTGTTTCAAGAAGCTGAAGTTCCATGTCTTCCTTAGAGATTGTGTTGGTTGACCACACAACCGAACCTAGTGCATCAGTCAAAACTAGGTTGCCATTTCCATGGAGGGTTAGCTTCGAGCGTCTTTCGCTGACAGGCTTATCTCGATTAGGCATCCAGACAACTGTTTTGTCGGCACTATTTGTGAACCATATTGAATAACAGGAGGCATTGGCGCCAACTTTGTAAAATCCGCTCGAAAAGGTTCCATTTGGTGAAACCAAGAAGTTGCTCTCTTCCTCAACTTTCAAGGAGTTCCCTTGCTTTAAGCTTGGCATCCCTTCTAACTGTGCTCGACTCCAAGCAAAGGTTGCTGCAAATAGCAAAACAAGAATAAACTTGGGAACTTCCATGgtggatttttctgaaaatacTTTTGCCTTGGAAATGGCAGTTGGCCAATATAGACTTATACGGTAAGCCTTCTTCAGAATCTGATGGCTTTCTTCAGCCTTCAGGTATCCAAAACGAAATTGAGTTTTTCCAGATCACAATAGATTGATTATGTGGTTCAAATGTTACATTATTATGataatttgttttctaataattttcttttcattgtttaaggaa
Above is a genomic segment from Rosa chinensis cultivar Old Blush chromosome 3, RchiOBHm-V2, whole genome shotgun sequence containing:
- the LOC112194120 gene encoding putative receptor protein kinase ZmPK1 yields the protein MEVPKFILVLLFAATFAWSRAQLEGMPSLKQGNSLKVEEESNFLVSPNGTFSSGFYKVGANASCYSIWFTNSADKTVVWMPNRDKPVSERRSKLTLHGNGNLVLTDALGSVVWSTNTISKEDMELQLLETGNLVLSNQDDRIIWQSFDSPTDTLLPSQPLTKNTTLVSMRGQGTYLSGFYNFKFDDNSILFLIYNGPLLSSVYWPQIVSTVFESGRNPYNSSRVAILDVAGQFISSDNMQFYASDYGVGPKRRLTMDYDGIVRLYSLDDSTGNWKLSWLPDGVDACLVQGLCGEYGICTYKPLPTCTCPSGFSLNDPQTGPKAAHLPSI